From one Planococcus citri chromosome 3, ihPlaCitr1.1, whole genome shotgun sequence genomic stretch:
- the LOC135841254 gene encoding claw keratin-like yields MSTVKLNYFIFGILLQILINSANGSPIWPGDCDPCYESRFNYDCGPAPAVVPIPQPVPVRVPVRERCQSVTIPNIIVALLPPNNNKPIVHRPVIRPPPVILPTPQLPLGGFGGFGGFGGFGGFEGFRGFEGCEGSGFGRGLGRFEGCGCL; encoded by the exons ATGTCGACTGTGAAacttaattatttcattttcggtattttgttgcaa ATTTTAATCAACAGCGCGAATGGAAGCCCAATTTGGCCCGGAGACTGTGATCCTTGCTACGAATCTCGCTTCAATTACGACTGTGGCCCTGCTCCCGCAGTTGTACCAATCCCTCAACCTGTACCGGTTCGAGTGCCCGTAAGAGAGCGATGCCAATCAGTCACCATTCCAAATATTATTGTGGCTCTATTACCACCAAATAATAATAAGCCAATCGTACACAGACCAGTGATCCGTCCGCCACCTGTAATTTTGCCAACTCCGCAATTACCATTGGGTGGCTTCGGAGGTTTCGGAGGTTTCGGAGGCTTCGGAGGCTTCGAAGGCTTCAGAGGCTTCGAAGGCTGCGAAGGTTCAGGATTTGGAAGAGGGCTTGGAAGATTCGAGGGATGTGGGTGTTTGTAA
- the LOC135840483 gene encoding mucin-2-like: MKAIITLCFTFTFAQVVVSRVRYGDRTIRQAVETAEEGQLQQPPVALQSLPSANSVAPALNSQPNFPAVLSTSSLENVQPTSSFDQPQLPSNPIVSPNSTPSFDGTSNIPAQIPPPNQPLTSTSPLTPSCSITSNYGTYQLTPRTSQSQILSNPITSAYDVSQSATLTPASQISSNPTTSPNNNPQLTPLIHPSSQVVSPNVITSYNNFPIPSLQYPSQIPSSPISSPNSISQSAPLTYPSQIPSNPTASPYSISQSAPLTYPSQSSNTITSYTNPQATPLTYPSQIPPNPITSPYGIYPGFSNLPQQAPIQGYPYAPVSPYGTPYNPYYSQYSMANTNPQMMYGGMPPYQMPYMPFAPTPSLSSTMNYTSAPVPYSNQTSPQITSPYPAVPPNYIPASSDADQLATPTVVSSTGESGTDLNSLPPQVKEFIDMIPQILSMDESSQPQNTHDFKRPPMRKFPKLPPTRSSLLKKKQYYNSNNYPSASYSGYSQRYGDYY, encoded by the coding sequence TGAAACGGCCGAGGAAGGACAACTTCAACAACCACCTGTTGCTCTGCAATCACTTCCTTCGGCAAACTCAGTTGCTCCTGCTTTGAATTCCCAGCCCAATTTTCCTGCCGTATTATCAACGAGTTCTTTAGAAAATGTTCAACCTACATCGTCATTCGATCAGCCACAATTACCATCAAATCCAATCGTTTCACCTAATAGTACTCCTAGTTTCGATGGTACTTCGAATATCCCTGCACAAATTCCTCCACCGAACCAACCACTTACTTCAACTTCCCCTTTAACACCTTCCTGCTCAATTACATCTAATTATGGTACGTATCAGCTAACTCCTCGAACGTCACAATCTCAAATTCTTTCCAATCCAATCACATCTGCTTACGATGTTTCTCAATCTGCAACTTTAACACCGGcatctcaaatttcatccaatCCCACTACATCTCCTAACAACAATCCTCAATTAACACCCTTGATACACCCATCCTCCCAAGTTGTATCACCCAATGTAATCACATCCTACAATAACTTCCCGATACCGTCTTTGCAATATCCATCCCAAATCCCATCCAGTCCAATATCATCTCCTAACAGCATTTCTCAATCAGCACCTTTGACATATCCATCCCAAATTCCATCTAATCCAACAGCATCTCCTTACAGCATTTCTCAATCAGCACCTTTGACATATCCATCCCAATCGTCCAATACGATTACTTCTTATACTAATCCTCAAGCAACACCTTTAACATATCCGTCGCAAATTCCACCTAATCCAATCACATCCCCTTATGGAATTTATCCTGGATTTTCAAATCTTCCTCAACAAGCTCCTATTCAAGGATATCCTTACGCTCCAGTATCGCCATATGGTACTCCTTATAACCCATACTACTCGCAATACTCGATGGCCAACACGAATCCTCAAATGATGTATGGAGGAATGCCACCGTATCAAATGCCATACATGCCATTTGCTCCAACACCTTCCCTATCATCTACGATGAACTACACTTCAGCTCCAGTTCCGTACAGCAATCAGACTAGTCCCCAAATTACATCACCTTATCCAGCAGTTCCACCTAATTACATTCCAGCGTCGAGTGACGCGGACCAGTTGGCAACACCAACGGTAGTCAGTTCCACGGGTGAAAGTGGCACCGACCTTAACTCATTGCCACCTCAAGTGAAAGAATTCATCGACATGATACCGCAGATTTTATCCATGGATGAGTCATCGCAGCCCCAAAATACACACGATTTTAAACGACCCCCGATGCGAAAATTCCCCAAATTACCACCTACTCGTAGTTCATTGTTAAAGAAAAAGCAATATTATAACTCCAATAATTATCCATCAGCGTCCTATTCCGGTTATTCTCAAAGATACGGCGATTACTATTAA
- the LOC135839992 gene encoding uncharacterized protein LOC135839992 has protein sequence MGIKSIIFILNCLQICLSYPIDDRQDNFNLVEPSPKFLNEIPELIPVVGSEYANHQGIPEVVPYANQFAFDFPDDTPTINTNHFGNGDRPFVRPPRPRPPPDDVEVFAPPEQPRPPRPYPPSRPIPQGPNYGPFWPTNGRPVTFPKDGVLREGHIEMVPVLVEKDQINLIPERIESNMQIVPESTRNEEPMMGKKDLPMSTIMAESPNPLVLVEERERPQIMPEIIENEPVRMTPVLVEKLARPVIIEDERPKMMQLMENEQPMPQPIIIENEKSFEQPPKYPLMTHLNENEGTMIVERESPREPMLMVMEKEDPFMKPVQRLQEVPFSQNEAFRVDERKDETLFSEDQGFMGDERRDPSEFIHIPQRLPERFKRNDHNDLEATKSFSNFLEDKLIDRQSIVDNEIMMKDESVSNSENPEKYKITMGDENITPTSTTSTSLDHDSKDDMIKNEIPLNVENIPITNSESLNNEPNHEISATTSTLDSKKIDFDHDAKEPLSKDNSSTTTIQPSNNEVDEKITPSTSISDVKVEHEIETQTALNEKIINNENNQDKTESSPHPVEISTTLSPNNAFQQTTTVPIESMDPAKILELVEDFENKIETNQAASNHISENSPAMNATEDFTHHSNEHKQESPITDDKHPIESPNINQPSVHDDATITPPASNTQIHISHQPCSPIESVEQQMTLLHELPPNEFFSHVPYFYPTHQSYNNYYELNQLIKPLPDFINAPYGSQSLYNFHQLQGLTQLYPINSNRPYYQYPFPIHHHVRLIFTD, from the exons ATGGGTATAAAATCaattatatttattttgaattgccTTCAG atttgtcTCAGTTATCCGATTGACGATCGTCAAGATAATTTTAATCTGGTTGAACcttcaccaaaatttttaaatgaaattcccGAATTAATACCAGTCGTAGGTTCAGAATATGCGAATCATCAAGGAATTCCGGAAGTAGTCCCATATGCCAATCAGTTCGCTTTCGATTTCCCAGACGACACACCAACCATCAACACTAATCATTTCGGTAATGGAGACAGACCTTTTGTTAGACCACCCCGGCCACGACCACCACCAGACGATGTGGAAGTCTTCGCACCTCCAGAACAACCACGACCACCGAGACCCTATCCACCCTCAAGGCCCATTCCGCAAGGCCCCAATTATGGACCATTCTGGCCTACAAACGGCAGACCAGTGACTTTTCCAAAAGATGGTGTTTTGAGAGAAGGACACATTGAAATGGTACCAGTTTTAGTCGAAAAAGATCAAATCAACTTGATACCAGAACGTATAGAAAGTAATATGCAAATTGTACCAGAATCAACGAGGAATGAAGAGCCAATGATGGGAAAAAAAGACTTACCAATGTCAACGATAATGGCTGAAAGTCCAAATCCGTTAGTTTTAGTTGAAGAAAGAGAACGACCACAAATTATGCCCGAGATCATTGAAAATGAGCCAGTTCGTATGACTCCTGTACTCGTGGAGAAGCTAGCTAGACCTGTAATAATTGAAGACGAGCGTCCAAAAATGATGCAGTTAATGGAAAACGAACAACCGATGCCACAGccaataattattgaaaatgaaaaatccttcgAGCAACCACCAAAATATCCTCTGATGAcacatttaaatgaaaatgaaggaaCTATGATCGTTGAAAGAGAATCCCCGAGAGAGCCAATGCTAATGGTTATGGAAAAAGAAGACCCATTCATGAAACCAGTTCAGCGTCTTCAAGAAGTgcctttttctcaaaatgaagcATTCAGAGTTGACGAGAGGAAAGATGAAACATTATTTTCTGAAGATCAAGGATTCATGGGTGATGAGAGGAGAGATCCTTCAGAATTCATACACATACCCCAACGACTCCCAGAAAGATTCAAAAGAAACGATCATAATGATCTAGAAGCTACCaaatcgttttcaaattttctcgaGGATAAATTAATCGATCGACAATCAATTGTTGATAATGAAATAATGATGAAGGACGAGAGCGTATCAAATTCagaaaatcctgaaaaatacaAGATTACTATGGGCGATGAAAATATCACACCCACTTCTACGACGAGCACATCACTTGATCATGATTCCAAGGACGAcatgattaaaaatgaaatcccattaaatgttgaaaatattccgATCACGAATTCTGAATCTCTTAATAATGAACCAAATCATGAAATATCAGCAACAACAAGTACACTTGActcaaaaaaaatagattttgatCACGATGCGAAGGAACCGTTGTCAAAAGACAATAGTTCAACTACTACCATACAACCATCGAATAATgaagtagatgaaaaaataaccccTTCGACAAGCATTTCGGACGTGAAAGTCGAACATGAAATTGAAACTCAAACAGCACTTaacgaaaaaatcataaataatgaaaacaatCAGGATAAAACTGAATCAAGTCCTCAcccagttgaaatttccactacCTTAAGCCCAAACAATGCATTTCAACAAACAACGACCGTCCCAATTGAATCGATGGATCCTGCAAAAATACTCGAACTTGtcgaagattttgaaaacaaaattgaaacgaatCAAGCTGCATCAAATCATATAAGTGAAAACTCACCCGCAATGAATGCGACAGAAGATTTCACACATCATTCAAATGAGCATAAGCAAGAATCACCCATTACCGATGATAAACATCCGATTGAGTCGCCAAACATAAATCAGCCTTCAGTTCACGACGATGCAACCATAACACCACCAGCGTCGAATACACAAATCCATATTTCCCATCAACCTTGCAGTCCTATCGAATCCGTTGAGCAGCAGATGACTCTTTTGCACGAATTACCaccaaacgaatttttttcccacGTTCCATATTTTTATCCTACACATCAAAGTTACAACAATTATTATGAGCTGAACCAGTTGATTAAACCTCTTCCTGATTTTATAAATGCACCATATGGGTCTCAAAGTTTGTACAATTTTCATCAGCTACAAGGTCTGACTCAATTATACCCCATCAATAGTAATAGACCATATTATCAATATCCATTTCCTATTCATCATCATGTAAGGTTAATATTCACAGAttga
- the LOC135841102 gene encoding cuticle protein 79-like — MASLNACWILLTVVSLQGILVAQAKPVFGGGCGEIDYGCGGYGGGFGGFGERFCGGYGGGFGEGFGRGPIIAPTPPISFLPVPQPLPVRVPVPPRQSVTIPNIILALLPPNNKPPCLPKPIVRPPHFVVPLPQPCPVPIPTPCGC, encoded by the exons atggcTTCGTTGAACGCGTGTTGGATATTGTTGACGGTAGTTTCATTACAG GGAATTCTTGTTGCTCAAGCGAAACCTGTATTTGGAGGAGGCTGCGGAGAAATCGATTATGGATGTGGTGGTTATGGCGGTGGTTTCGGTGGTTTTGGTGAAAGGTTCTGTGGCGGATATGGCGGAGGATTTGGCGAAGGATTTGGAAGAGGTCCGATTATTGCACCGACTCCACCAATTTCATTCTTACCGGTTCCTCAACCATTGCCAGTCAGAGTACCAGTACCTCCGAGACAATCTGTTACCATTCCGAATATCATTTTAGCCTTGTTGCCACCGAACAATAAGCCACCATGTTTACCTAAGCCGATTGTACGTCCACCACACTTTGTAGTTCCCTTACCCCAACCATGCCCTGTTCCCATTCCAACTCCATGCggatgttga